One Oncorhynchus keta strain PuntledgeMale-10-30-2019 chromosome 11, Oket_V2, whole genome shotgun sequence DNA window includes the following coding sequences:
- the LOC118390298 gene encoding amyloid beta precursor protein binding family B member 1-like isoform X1 — protein MSLEKTSDLANENTCLPSSLTLDLRYPHSVQFDSDLSKKAKGTTTSSTKKRHNYATSTPLDLLNGTMGSNCIDEEESSQQREEERVRNQENEQGQHCTGTNAKWLKEGQNQLRKVAERQQDQNINSDQDLNHNESPDGNPNHNSLVMDQQEEDSEQNPSSKTLRSLCSDLNEPLLIDTSETPHGKEEEEKEDRDEEESPLLPTGGERDTDSSEVQSSSESQRYDSGEVKDTCLLFQGRNAAPSDEDSSCMSLSQGSTANSTPDSDPESYWDRSAFETDTDLPAGWMRVRDESGTYYWHIPTGTTQWEPPSLLEEGEAPERPSSTSPAITPNVEPTLTWNSLTQSRPNRFNDEEFWKEEDAMADQTLKDFEGATLRYASINLNCSQSEEKEKMNSLINDPEAKVFAVRSLGWVEISEEEMAPGKSSVAVNNCIRQLSYHKHNLHDTAGIWGEGKDMLLVLENEILNLIDPLGQTLLHTQPIVSIRVWGVGRDNGRDFAYVARDKLTHVLKCHVFRCDTPAKNIATSMHDICSKIMAQRKSSKSSLNRLNTDPSKLADIPFQEFPAPKNELVQRFQVCYLGNVPVAKPVGKERFGMDLVNVALDTAMNSKVKEEWTSVTVNVASATLTIITAETEEVLSECRVRFLSFMGVGKDVHTFAFIMAEGPGDFICHMFWCEPNAASLSEAVQAACMLRYQKCLDARPPSTSSCLPGPPADSVARRVGSSVKKGVQSLLGSFKRSGSQTP, from the exons ATGTCTTTGGAGAAGACCTCCGACCTGGCCAATGAGAACACATGCTTGCCATCCTCGCTGACCCTTGACCTCCGCTACCCACATAGTGTTCAGTTTGATTCTGACCTGAGCAAGAAGGCCAAAggcaccaccacctcctccaccaagAAGCGCCACAACTATGCCACATCCACACCTTTGGACTTGCTGAATGGCACCATGGGTAGCAATTGCATCGATGAGGAAGAGTCCAgtcaacagagagaggaggagagggtccGGAACCAGGAGAACGAGCAGGGACAGCACTGCACTGGGACCAATGCCAAGTGGCTCAAGGAGGGTCAGAATCAACTTCGCAAAGTGGCAGAGAGGCAGCAGGACCAGAATATAAATTCTGACCAGGATTTGAATCACAACGAAAGCCCAGATGGAAACCCCAACCATAACTCTTTAGTGATGGACCAGCAGGAGGAAGACAGTGAGCAGAACCCGTCTTCTAAGACCCTGAGGTCCCTCTGCTCGGACCTGAATGAACCTCTGCTGATCGACACCTCAGAGACCCCTCATgggaaggaggaagaagagaaagaggacagggaTGAGGAAGAGTCTCCACTACTTCCAacaggtggagagagggacacagactCGTCTGAGGTGCAGAGTAGCAGTGAGTCTCAAAGATATGACAGTGGAGAAGTGAAGGACACATGCCTGCTGTTTCAGGGCAGAAACGCAGCACCCAGTGATGAGGACTCCAGTTGCATGTCACTGTCTCAGGGCAGCACAGCCAACAGCACGCCAGACAGTGACCCAG AGTCCTACTGGGACCGCAGTGCGTTTGAGACTGACACAGACCTGCCTGCAGGGTGGATGCGGGTCAGAGACGAGTCGGGTACCTACTACTGGCACATCCCAACAGGCACCACACAGTGGGAGCCCCCCTCTCTCCTAGAGGAGGGAGAAGCCCCAGAAAGACCCTCCAGTACCTCCCCTGCCATCACACCCAACGTGGAGCCAACG ttgaCGTGGAATAGTCTCACCCAGTCCCGCCCCAACAGATTTAATGACGAGGAGTTCTGGAAG GAGGAAGATGCCATGGCGGATCAGACCCTAAAGGATTTTGAAGGAGCCACATTGCGTTATGCCTCTATCAACCTCAA CTGCTCACAATCTGAAGAAAAGGAAAAGATGAACTCGCTCATCAATGACCCGGAGGCTAAG GTTTTTGCAGTCCGGTCTCTTGGCTGGGTGGAGATATCAGAGGAGGAGATGGCTCCAGGGAAGAGCAGTGTGGCTGTCAACAACTGCATCAGACAGCTCTCCTACCACAAACACAACCTGCACGACACGGCTGGGATCTGGGGAGAG GGAAAAGACATGCTCCTTGTTCTGGAGAATGAGATCTTGAACCTGATAGATCCGTTGGGCCAGACCTTGCTGCACACCCAGCCTATCGTCAGCATCAGAGTGTGGGGAGTGGGCCGGGACAACGGCAG GGACTTTGCCTACGTGGCGAGAGACAAACTGACTCATGTTCTGAAGTGCCATGTGTTCAGGTGTGACACACCTGCTAAGAACATTGCCACGAGCATGCATGACATCTGCTCTAAG ATAATGGCCCAGAGGAAGTCATCCAAATCCTCTCTgaacagactgaacacagacccCTCTAAACTGGCAGACATTCCTTTCCAGG AATTTCCTGCACCAAAGAATGAGCTAGTCCAGCGCTTCCAGGTATGTTACCTAGGTAACGTGCCTGTGGCCAAACCCGTAGGTAAGGAACGCTTTG GTATGGACCTAGTTAATGTTGCCCTCGACACAGCAATGAATTCCAAAGTCAAGGAAGAGTGGACGTCAGTTACTGTGAACGTGGCCTCAGCCACACTTACTATAATCACAGCTGAG ACAGAGGAGGTTCTGTCAGAGTGCCGGGTGCGGTTCCTGTCCTTCATGGGCGTGGGGAAGGACGTCCACACCTTTGCCTTCATCATGGCCGAGGGCCCCGGGGACTTCATCTGCCACATGTTCTGGTGTGAACCCAACGCAGCCAGCCTCAGTGAGGCCGTGCAGGCCGCCTGCATG CTGCGCTACCAGAAGTGTCTGGACGCCAGGCCGCCCAGTACCAGCTCCTGCCTGCCAGGCCCACCGGCTGACTCTGTGGCACGACGTGTGGGCTCAAGTGTCAAGAAGGGAGTTCAGAGCCTGCTGGGCAGCTTCAAGAGGTCTGGGTCCCAGACTCCCTGA
- the LOC118390298 gene encoding amyloid beta precursor protein binding family B member 1-like isoform X2, with amino-acid sequence MSLEKTSDLANENTCLPSSLTLDLRYPHSVQFDSDLSKKAKGTTTSSTKKRHNYATSTPLDLLNGTMGSNCIDEEESSQQREEERVRNQENEQGQHCTGTNAKWLKEGQNQLRKVAERQQDQNINSDQDLNHNESPDGNPNHNSLVMDQQEEDSEQNPSSKTLRSLCSDLNEPLLIDTSETPHGKEEEEKEDRDEEESPLLPTGGERDTDSSEVQSSSESQRYDSGEVKDTCLLFQGRNAAPSDEDSSCMSLSQGSTANSTPDSDPESYWDRSAFETDTDLPAGWMRVRDESGTYYWHIPTGTTQWEPPSLLEEGEAPERPSSTSPAITPNVEPTLTWNSLTQSRPNRFNDEEFWKEEDAMADQTLKDFEGATLRYASINLNCSQSEEKEKMNSLINDPEAKVFAVRSLGWVEISEEEMAPGKSSVAVNNCIRQLSYHKHNLHDTAGIWGEGKDMLLVLENEILNLIDPLGQTLLHTQPIVSIRVWGVGRDNGRDFAYVARDKLTHVLKCHVFRCDTPAKNIATSMHDICSKIMAQRKSSKSSLNRLNTDPSKLADIPFQEFPAPKNELVQRFQVCYLGNVPVAKPVGMDLVNVALDTAMNSKVKEEWTSVTVNVASATLTIITAETEEVLSECRVRFLSFMGVGKDVHTFAFIMAEGPGDFICHMFWCEPNAASLSEAVQAACMLRYQKCLDARPPSTSSCLPGPPADSVARRVGSSVKKGVQSLLGSFKRSGSQTP; translated from the exons ATGTCTTTGGAGAAGACCTCCGACCTGGCCAATGAGAACACATGCTTGCCATCCTCGCTGACCCTTGACCTCCGCTACCCACATAGTGTTCAGTTTGATTCTGACCTGAGCAAGAAGGCCAAAggcaccaccacctcctccaccaagAAGCGCCACAACTATGCCACATCCACACCTTTGGACTTGCTGAATGGCACCATGGGTAGCAATTGCATCGATGAGGAAGAGTCCAgtcaacagagagaggaggagagggtccGGAACCAGGAGAACGAGCAGGGACAGCACTGCACTGGGACCAATGCCAAGTGGCTCAAGGAGGGTCAGAATCAACTTCGCAAAGTGGCAGAGAGGCAGCAGGACCAGAATATAAATTCTGACCAGGATTTGAATCACAACGAAAGCCCAGATGGAAACCCCAACCATAACTCTTTAGTGATGGACCAGCAGGAGGAAGACAGTGAGCAGAACCCGTCTTCTAAGACCCTGAGGTCCCTCTGCTCGGACCTGAATGAACCTCTGCTGATCGACACCTCAGAGACCCCTCATgggaaggaggaagaagagaaagaggacagggaTGAGGAAGAGTCTCCACTACTTCCAacaggtggagagagggacacagactCGTCTGAGGTGCAGAGTAGCAGTGAGTCTCAAAGATATGACAGTGGAGAAGTGAAGGACACATGCCTGCTGTTTCAGGGCAGAAACGCAGCACCCAGTGATGAGGACTCCAGTTGCATGTCACTGTCTCAGGGCAGCACAGCCAACAGCACGCCAGACAGTGACCCAG AGTCCTACTGGGACCGCAGTGCGTTTGAGACTGACACAGACCTGCCTGCAGGGTGGATGCGGGTCAGAGACGAGTCGGGTACCTACTACTGGCACATCCCAACAGGCACCACACAGTGGGAGCCCCCCTCTCTCCTAGAGGAGGGAGAAGCCCCAGAAAGACCCTCCAGTACCTCCCCTGCCATCACACCCAACGTGGAGCCAACG ttgaCGTGGAATAGTCTCACCCAGTCCCGCCCCAACAGATTTAATGACGAGGAGTTCTGGAAG GAGGAAGATGCCATGGCGGATCAGACCCTAAAGGATTTTGAAGGAGCCACATTGCGTTATGCCTCTATCAACCTCAA CTGCTCACAATCTGAAGAAAAGGAAAAGATGAACTCGCTCATCAATGACCCGGAGGCTAAG GTTTTTGCAGTCCGGTCTCTTGGCTGGGTGGAGATATCAGAGGAGGAGATGGCTCCAGGGAAGAGCAGTGTGGCTGTCAACAACTGCATCAGACAGCTCTCCTACCACAAACACAACCTGCACGACACGGCTGGGATCTGGGGAGAG GGAAAAGACATGCTCCTTGTTCTGGAGAATGAGATCTTGAACCTGATAGATCCGTTGGGCCAGACCTTGCTGCACACCCAGCCTATCGTCAGCATCAGAGTGTGGGGAGTGGGCCGGGACAACGGCAG GGACTTTGCCTACGTGGCGAGAGACAAACTGACTCATGTTCTGAAGTGCCATGTGTTCAGGTGTGACACACCTGCTAAGAACATTGCCACGAGCATGCATGACATCTGCTCTAAG ATAATGGCCCAGAGGAAGTCATCCAAATCCTCTCTgaacagactgaacacagacccCTCTAAACTGGCAGACATTCCTTTCCAGG AATTTCCTGCACCAAAGAATGAGCTAGTCCAGCGCTTCCAGGTATGTTACCTAGGTAACGTGCCTGTGGCCAAACCCGTAG GTATGGACCTAGTTAATGTTGCCCTCGACACAGCAATGAATTCCAAAGTCAAGGAAGAGTGGACGTCAGTTACTGTGAACGTGGCCTCAGCCACACTTACTATAATCACAGCTGAG ACAGAGGAGGTTCTGTCAGAGTGCCGGGTGCGGTTCCTGTCCTTCATGGGCGTGGGGAAGGACGTCCACACCTTTGCCTTCATCATGGCCGAGGGCCCCGGGGACTTCATCTGCCACATGTTCTGGTGTGAACCCAACGCAGCCAGCCTCAGTGAGGCCGTGCAGGCCGCCTGCATG CTGCGCTACCAGAAGTGTCTGGACGCCAGGCCGCCCAGTACCAGCTCCTGCCTGCCAGGCCCACCGGCTGACTCTGTGGCACGACGTGTGGGCTCAAGTGTCAAGAAGGGAGTTCAGAGCCTGCTGGGCAGCTTCAAGAGGTCTGGGTCCCAGACTCCCTGA